One region of Bombus affinis isolate iyBomAffi1 chromosome 3, iyBomAffi1.2, whole genome shotgun sequence genomic DNA includes:
- the LOC126914031 gene encoding uncharacterized protein LOC126914031 isoform X2 → MMSQSNNFAHPRKKPAKCSPTTTSHHKLKRIPSTATYIVDDDECIDRLQSASLENASILASRDRQRDINHINRRIDRTTSNTAFSGRKFWNCHARPTNIYVPENSVIQEESEFIDTLTKQLYKVENQVQKVQSNLKRSEEQIKLKDQEISRLKRKVKEWETKSKNQETLRKKEQQQRRMQADHSEYLYRRCLMLEQRIYEMEKFLADYGLVWVGNTNGSKHPETIANNTIETCYEQIIANIDQLNLAAGKGEVHVQHNEKGNGATFKTASCMSLKFYKNGMIVQDGPLRSYNDPTTISFLRDILDGYFPSELQETYPEGVPFKVEDQRNQVFLNSDFPGQGYRLGKELADNTSMSSRPSTRRFINNQKSARRGTFTREKDSLYNFDLFRELTPATARSMKPKTPSEAPPLEMYVLRSQILASHNNICSDTHLQSHINAELGLGEKKSTRREKRDTAKNGDFDTSAREISLKSKGIMRFPSSGRCYHSSTDRASKLSPNRLDNADEILRQRSRSASLPNSRFSITSRSAPKVNADTSQFSLSQMHQQSTARKNQRAPRSAAPVRKNAGRNAPPILHQINEPSGKPGEFRLKVRSLNGGTVYLVHVSADEPIARLYQLLDRTMARTVPRGYKIVLSGYSPRRLEHLGTTLREIGITRDSVLHLVND, encoded by the exons ATGATGAGCCAATCGAATAATTTCGCCCATCCACGAAAAAAACCTGCAAAGTGCTCTCCGACTACTACTTCGCATCACAA GCTAAAACGAATTCCTTCGACCGCAACTTACATAGTCGACGACGATGAATGTATAGATCGACTGCAGAGTGCGTCGTTAGAAAACGCAAGTATCCTGGCGTCTAGGGATCGTCAGAGAGACATTAATCATATCAACAGAAGAATCGATAGGACG ACCTCCAACACAGCATTCAGTGGCAGAAAATTTTGGAATTGTCACGCTAGACCAACAAACATCTACGTACCGGAAAACTCCGTAATTCAAGAAG AGAGCGAATTCATCGATACATTAACGAAGCAGTTATACAAGGTCGAAAATCAGGTGCAGAAGGTGCAGTCTAACTTAAAGAGAAGCGAAGAGCAAATAAAGTTAAAGGACCAGGAAATTTCCCGATTGAAACGGAAG GTCAAGGAGTGGGAGACAAAGAGCAAGAATCAAGAAACACTACGAAAGAAGGAACAGCAGCAGCGGCGCATGCAAGCCGACCATTCGGAATATCTCTACAGAAGATGTTTAATGCTCGAGCAAAGAATTTACGAGATGGAG AAATTCCTGGCCGATTACGGTCTGGTCTGGGTCGGCAATACGAACGGTTCGAAGCATCCTGAAACGATAGCCAA CAACACCATCGAGACTTGTTACGAGCAGATTATCGCGAATATTGACCAGCTGAACCTGGCCGCTGGGAAGGGTGAAGTTCACGTGCAGCATAACGAAAAAGGAAACGGGGCCACCTTCaaa ACCGCATCTTGCATGTCATTAAAATTCTACAAAAATGGAATGATAGTTCAAGACGGCCCATTACGATCCTACAACGATCCAACCACGATATCGTTTCTACGAGATATCTTGGACGGCTATTTTCCTTCTGAGTTACAAGAAACTTATCCAGAGGGTGTGCCATTCAag GTAGAGGATCAGAGAAATCAAGTATTCTTGAACTCCGACTTTCCTGGCCAAGGTTATCGATTGGGAAAAGAATTGGCTGATAATACATCGATGTCGTCTAGACCTTCCACTCGTAGATTTATTAATAATCAGAAATCGGCTCGTCGTGGTACCTTTACAAGAGAAAAGGATAGTTTATATAATTTTGATCTTTTTAGGGAACTAACGCCTGCCACAGCTAG ATCCATGAAACCAAAAACTCCCTCAGAAGCTCCTCCTTTAGAGATGTATGTTCTTCGTTCCCAAATTTTGGCATCTCACAACAATATTTGCTCCGACACTCATTTACAATCGCATATTAACGCGGAACTCGGTTTGGGCGAAAAGAAATCGACTCGAAGAGAAAAA CGTGACACGGCTAAAAATGGAGACTTCGATACTTCGGCTCGGGAGATCTCATTAAAATCCAAAGGTATTATGAGATTTCCAAGCTCTGGTAGATGTTATCACAGTTCCACCGATAGAGCGTCCAAATTATCGCCAAA TCGATTGGATAACGCGGATGAGATTCTCAGGCAACGATCAAGATCCGCCAGCCTACCAAACTCCCGATTTTCCATTACGTCAAGGTCAGCACCGAAGGTGAACGCCGATACTTCGCAATTTTCACTTTCTCAAATGCATCAGCAAAGTACGGCTAGAAAAAATCAACGTGCTCCAAGGTCTGCTGCACCAGTTAGGAAGAATGCAGGAAGGAATGCA CCTCCTATTCTACATCAAATCAATGAACCGTCTGGAAAACCAGGCGAATTCCGATTGAAAGTCAGGTCTTTGAACGGCGGTACTGTTTATCTGGTACACGTGTCTGCCGACGAACCAATAGCTCGACTTTATCAATTGTTAGATAGAACAATGGCAAGAACTGTCCCTCGAGGATATAAAATTGTTCTCAGCGG TTATTCACCGAGAAGATTGGAACATCTAGGGACAACTTTAAGAGAAATTGGCATCACTAGAGACAGCGTTTTGCATTTAGTGAACGATTGA
- the LOC126914031 gene encoding uncharacterized protein LOC126914031 isoform X1 — MLHDIPVFYRRTNILTRYKYNFNERTEISRLSLYIFLTICRLKRIPSTATYIVDDDECIDRLQSASLENASILASRDRQRDINHINRRIDRTTSNTAFSGRKFWNCHARPTNIYVPENSVIQEESEFIDTLTKQLYKVENQVQKVQSNLKRSEEQIKLKDQEISRLKRKVKEWETKSKNQETLRKKEQQQRRMQADHSEYLYRRCLMLEQRIYEMEKFLADYGLVWVGNTNGSKHPETIANNTIETCYEQIIANIDQLNLAAGKGEVHVQHNEKGNGATFKTASCMSLKFYKNGMIVQDGPLRSYNDPTTISFLRDILDGYFPSELQETYPEGVPFKVEDQRNQVFLNSDFPGQGYRLGKELADNTSMSSRPSTRRFINNQKSARRGTFTREKDSLYNFDLFRELTPATARSMKPKTPSEAPPLEMYVLRSQILASHNNICSDTHLQSHINAELGLGEKKSTRREKRDTAKNGDFDTSAREISLKSKGIMRFPSSGRCYHSSTDRASKLSPNRLDNADEILRQRSRSASLPNSRFSITSRSAPKVNADTSQFSLSQMHQQSTARKNQRAPRSAAPVRKNAGRNAPPILHQINEPSGKPGEFRLKVRSLNGGTVYLVHVSADEPIARLYQLLDRTMARTVPRGYKIVLSGYSPRRLEHLGTTLREIGITRDSVLHLVND, encoded by the exons ATGCTTCATGATATTCCCGTTTTTTATCGAAGAACAAACATTCTAAcgcgatataaatataattttaacgaGCGGACAGAAATCTCTAGGTTAAGCCTTTACATTTTCCTTACTATTTGTAGGCTAAAACGAATTCCTTCGACCGCAACTTACATAGTCGACGACGATGAATGTATAGATCGACTGCAGAGTGCGTCGTTAGAAAACGCAAGTATCCTGGCGTCTAGGGATCGTCAGAGAGACATTAATCATATCAACAGAAGAATCGATAGGACG ACCTCCAACACAGCATTCAGTGGCAGAAAATTTTGGAATTGTCACGCTAGACCAACAAACATCTACGTACCGGAAAACTCCGTAATTCAAGAAG AGAGCGAATTCATCGATACATTAACGAAGCAGTTATACAAGGTCGAAAATCAGGTGCAGAAGGTGCAGTCTAACTTAAAGAGAAGCGAAGAGCAAATAAAGTTAAAGGACCAGGAAATTTCCCGATTGAAACGGAAG GTCAAGGAGTGGGAGACAAAGAGCAAGAATCAAGAAACACTACGAAAGAAGGAACAGCAGCAGCGGCGCATGCAAGCCGACCATTCGGAATATCTCTACAGAAGATGTTTAATGCTCGAGCAAAGAATTTACGAGATGGAG AAATTCCTGGCCGATTACGGTCTGGTCTGGGTCGGCAATACGAACGGTTCGAAGCATCCTGAAACGATAGCCAA CAACACCATCGAGACTTGTTACGAGCAGATTATCGCGAATATTGACCAGCTGAACCTGGCCGCTGGGAAGGGTGAAGTTCACGTGCAGCATAACGAAAAAGGAAACGGGGCCACCTTCaaa ACCGCATCTTGCATGTCATTAAAATTCTACAAAAATGGAATGATAGTTCAAGACGGCCCATTACGATCCTACAACGATCCAACCACGATATCGTTTCTACGAGATATCTTGGACGGCTATTTTCCTTCTGAGTTACAAGAAACTTATCCAGAGGGTGTGCCATTCAag GTAGAGGATCAGAGAAATCAAGTATTCTTGAACTCCGACTTTCCTGGCCAAGGTTATCGATTGGGAAAAGAATTGGCTGATAATACATCGATGTCGTCTAGACCTTCCACTCGTAGATTTATTAATAATCAGAAATCGGCTCGTCGTGGTACCTTTACAAGAGAAAAGGATAGTTTATATAATTTTGATCTTTTTAGGGAACTAACGCCTGCCACAGCTAG ATCCATGAAACCAAAAACTCCCTCAGAAGCTCCTCCTTTAGAGATGTATGTTCTTCGTTCCCAAATTTTGGCATCTCACAACAATATTTGCTCCGACACTCATTTACAATCGCATATTAACGCGGAACTCGGTTTGGGCGAAAAGAAATCGACTCGAAGAGAAAAA CGTGACACGGCTAAAAATGGAGACTTCGATACTTCGGCTCGGGAGATCTCATTAAAATCCAAAGGTATTATGAGATTTCCAAGCTCTGGTAGATGTTATCACAGTTCCACCGATAGAGCGTCCAAATTATCGCCAAA TCGATTGGATAACGCGGATGAGATTCTCAGGCAACGATCAAGATCCGCCAGCCTACCAAACTCCCGATTTTCCATTACGTCAAGGTCAGCACCGAAGGTGAACGCCGATACTTCGCAATTTTCACTTTCTCAAATGCATCAGCAAAGTACGGCTAGAAAAAATCAACGTGCTCCAAGGTCTGCTGCACCAGTTAGGAAGAATGCAGGAAGGAATGCA CCTCCTATTCTACATCAAATCAATGAACCGTCTGGAAAACCAGGCGAATTCCGATTGAAAGTCAGGTCTTTGAACGGCGGTACTGTTTATCTGGTACACGTGTCTGCCGACGAACCAATAGCTCGACTTTATCAATTGTTAGATAGAACAATGGCAAGAACTGTCCCTCGAGGATATAAAATTGTTCTCAGCGG TTATTCACCGAGAAGATTGGAACATCTAGGGACAACTTTAAGAGAAATTGGCATCACTAGAGACAGCGTTTTGCATTTAGTGAACGATTGA